TGATGCCGACACCGAGCTCCCTCGTTATTAAGCGGGTAATCACGCGCTTATTAATATCAAATGAGATCAGCCCCCTGACAACAACCGCAAGTGATTGCGTGCCGGTGTTTCCCGTCATCCCGGCAATCATCGGCATAAAAAATGCAAGGGCTACGACCTGTTGGAGGGTTTCCTCAAAACTACTGATGATTCTTCCTGAAATAACGCCAATGAATAATAGTAAAATCAGCCATGGAAGTCTTCTTGCTGCAGCGACCAATGTTTTCGTTTCAAAGTCAATTGCTTTTCCTGATGCCGATAACTTTTCAATATCTTCATTTGCTTCCTTTATGACGACATCAATAATGTCATCTACGGTGACAATCCCGACAAGGACATTGTTTTCATCCACAACCGGGATTGCTAAGAAATCATATCGTTCCGCAGTACGCGCCACGACCTCTTGGTCAGTTGTAACCGAAACCGAAATGACCCGTTCATACATAATCGTCCGGATTTTTTCCTCCGGTTCCGCTAACAGTAAATCTCGGTAAGAGACGACCCCAACAAGCTTTCGTGCTTCATCAATGACATACAGATAGTTAATCGACTCTGCAAACTCAGCAAATATTTTAAACTTATCGACTGCTTCTCTGACAGTAAAATAATCTCGGATCCAGACAAAGCGGTTTGTCATAATTCTTCCGGCTGTTTCCGGAGGGTAATTCATAATGCCTTTCACTGCTTTGGATTCTTCTATGTTCATGCCTGATAGAAGTGAATCCTTTTTCTCAGGGGACAGTTCATTTAATAATAATGCAAGGTCGTCATTGTCCATTAAATCTAGAACTTTACTGGATTTTTCGATGCCAAGAATGTTTAATAAACTAAGCTGTTCTGACTTTGGAAGCTCCTCCATCAAGTCAGCAAGGACGTCAAATTTTAAAAATAATAGAAACCTTCCTTTATGTTTTTCCGGTAATTCCTCATAAATTTTTGCTACATCATAGGGTTGGAGTTCATCTAAAATGATTTCAAATTCCGCTTTTTTGTTTTCTTTTAAGGTTTTTATAATATAAAGACTGATTTCATCGGGAGTCATATCTTTAATCATGCTTTATATACACTCCTTTCATTAGGTGCATGGATGACAATTTGTCTACAATTAGACAAAAGAACTAATAATATTATAGTGGATGTAAAAATAGTATGTGTAACACATGATAGTTTTTTGTAAAAGAATTGAAATATGCTAATTGACCTATTATTTGATAAAATAAGGAAGTATTTACAAAGAGCATTTGGAAGTTTCATGGAAACTGCCGTTAAATATTAATAAAATGTAGTTGAACGGGGGAGTTTGGCTTTGAAAAAGCATCATCAAGACATACGGGATCTCATCTATATTCATTTAAATCAAACAGACCAGTATGTACTGTCCTATGGTATCGAATTCGCTGAATTTACTGCTGCTTTTTCAGGTTCATTAAATCATCTTCTTTTACTGGCGCACCGCTTTGATGATGCTGATTTTAATATGCATACGCTGCTCGAATATTGTCCGGAAGAACGAATTAACAAGTTAGCTGCGGAAGATGTATATAGTTACGGAAATTTCTGTTGGATCGACTTTATTGAAGAAGAAGTATTGAATGAACTTTCAGGTCAGGAATTAGCAGAATTATTATACCTAGGCCATCAAAAGCAACATTTAAAATTGCCTTTTTATAATAAACTGGGAAACCGTTTTGTTTATTTGGCCCATGATGATGGCTGGTATAACAAGACCTATTACCGCAGCTTCAAGGATTTTTTTCATTTACTTAGTGAAGTGATTGCCGGTAAACTTGGGGAGATGAAGCTGGAAAAATCAATCTTTGGGATGCGAAAGAAACGCGACTATCCACAGGTTAATAAAGAAATTCTTCTTTCGTTAACCCCCTTTATCAAGGAAGGAATTTGCATCTCTTTAAGAGATGCAGACCATCAGCGCGGCCGGATTGAAATTCCTATCTGGGTGATTGGCGATTTCGCAAATATGGATGATATGGTGGAAGAATATGAACAAATCTCCAATAAACCATACCATGCGAAAATCATCTTTGATAAAAAAACAAAGGAATGGAAACTAAATGTCATTTAAAATCTCTCCATTTTGGAGAGATTTTCTATATAGATAGTATAAAAATCGACTTTGAGAATTGTCTTGCTTCAGCGCCCGGCGGCAAGTGGACATACGCCGCTATAGGGGCGCTTTTCGCTTTCCTGACGCATAAGTGCAACTACGCCTCTGTCTTCGCCCTTAGGGGCTCGCCAATTGGCGAGTTTTCTTTATAGTAGAACAATTGATTGTTTTGAAGCAAGCTATAGGAATCATAAAATATAGATAGGAAAAAACATAAAAAACACGTCTGCCACATTTCCTTTCTTATTAAATAAAGTGTTAAAATATAACCGTGAAAGAGAATATGGAGGTTTTGGTATGAAAACAAAACTAGGTTTGTTATATGGAGGAAAATCCGCCGAGCATAAAGTATCCTTACAGACAGCACTTGCAGTAATTCGAGCATTAGATCTTGAGAAATTTGAAATTCACCCTATTTACATAAATGTTGATGGCGAATGGATTAAAGGTCCGCAGCTAAGTGGGCCAGTAGAAAACGTTAAAGCACTTGAATTTTCTAACGACAATTCATTATCACCATTATCGCTTGCTCCATCACTTTTCCAATCGGAACAGGAAGAAGCAGAATCCCTTGATGTTATTTTCCCATTGCTGCATGGACCAAATGGCGAAGACGGAACGGTTCAAGGGCTATTGGAATTAATTAACTTGCCTTACGTCGGGAACGGAGTACTCGCTTCAGCTGCTGGTATGGATAAAGTAATGATGAAGAATGTATTTGCACAGGCTGGTCTCTCACAGGTAAACTATGTTGCTTTTATTAAAAGCGAATGGGAGAATACGAAGGAAGAGGCTTATGTAAAGGCAGAAGCTGAACTGGGGTATCCGTGCTTTGTAAAACCGGCGAATCTTGGTTCAAGTGTAGGAATCAGCAAGTGTACTAATCGTGCTGAATTAGATATAGCGTTTGTGGAAGCTTTCCAATTTGACCGTAAAGTTATTGTTGAAGAAGGTGTCACAGCCCGTGAAATAGAAATTGCTGTCCTCGGAAACGATTATCCGGAATGTTCTGTAGCTGGTGAGATTGTTCCGAAAACGGATTTTTATGATTACAAAGCGAAATATGAAGATGGCGATACAGCGCTGATTATTCCTGCCGATATAACAGAAGAAGAGTATGAACAGCTGAAGGAAATGGCGATTCGAGCGTTTAAAGCATTGGATTGCTCCGGACTTGTTCGGGCTGATTTCTTCTTAACGAAGGATGGCAAGGCGTTAATTAATGAGGTTAATACAATGC
The DNA window shown above is from Neobacillus sp. WH10 and carries:
- the mgtE gene encoding magnesium transporter — protein: MIKDMTPDEISLYIIKTLKENKKAEFEIILDELQPYDVAKIYEELPEKHKGRFLLFLKFDVLADLMEELPKSEQLSLLNILGIEKSSKVLDLMDNDDLALLLNELSPEKKDSLLSGMNIEESKAVKGIMNYPPETAGRIMTNRFVWIRDYFTVREAVDKFKIFAEFAESINYLYVIDEARKLVGVVSYRDLLLAEPEEKIRTIMYERVISVSVTTDQEVVARTAERYDFLAIPVVDENNVLVGIVTVDDIIDVVIKEANEDIEKLSASGKAIDFETKTLVAAARRLPWLILLLFIGVISGRIISSFEETLQQVVALAFFMPMIAGMTGNTGTQSLAVVVRGLISFDINKRVITRLITRELGVGITIGITCAVLIAIIAYIWQGSLILGAVVGCSLFFTLIIGTLAGTIIPLILYRLKIDPAVASGPLITTLNDIFSLLTYFGIATMFLKYLM
- a CDS encoding D-alanine--D-alanine ligase; the encoded protein is MKTKLGLLYGGKSAEHKVSLQTALAVIRALDLEKFEIHPIYINVDGEWIKGPQLSGPVENVKALEFSNDNSLSPLSLAPSLFQSEQEEAESLDVIFPLLHGPNGEDGTVQGLLELINLPYVGNGVLASAAGMDKVMMKNVFAQAGLSQVNYVAFIKSEWENTKEEAYVKAEAELGYPCFVKPANLGSSVGISKCTNRAELDIAFVEAFQFDRKVIVEEGVTAREIEIAVLGNDYPECSVAGEIVPKTDFYDYKAKYEDGDTALIIPADITEEEYEQLKEMAIRAFKALDCSGLVRADFFLTKDGKALINEVNTMPGFTPFSMFPLLWKHTGIEYPQLIERLVNLAKERHAEKQNIKYTF